A window from Megalobrama amblycephala isolate DHTTF-2021 linkage group LG21, ASM1881202v1, whole genome shotgun sequence encodes these proteins:
- the cdc6 gene encoding LOW QUALITY PROTEIN: cell division control protein 6 homolog (The sequence of the model RefSeq protein was modified relative to this genomic sequence to represent the inferred CDS: deleted 3 bases in 2 codons), which yields MPSTRSQNQPTLQFPRRKSSRLGSRPKSSSENGVDVLATPLSPRKTNVGDSLAVCQSPRNSVLKSTSLSERLPLSPRKRTGDENGCNLPSSMLGSPPKQRCAPLCSPRKLSFNENTPVFSSPPRPTPSSPKIPLSPISRPSPKRLQETPCTNPIPRTEGKIPVTRLFPVKNSGYQSIKQALHTAVPERLLSREAERAAIVSFLENHVVAEKPSSLYISGAPGTGKTACLNCVLQEQKALLKGVQTVVINCMNLRSSHAIFPLLGERLGVPKGNSEARLEKLLTSSGPTVLLVLDEMDQLDSKSQEVLYTIFEWPYLPKSRVCLIGIANALDLTDRILPRLQAKPHCRPKLLNFPPYSREELNAIVLDRLTQVSGEGVLDAAAVQFCARKVSAVSGDARKALDICRRAVEIAEASDRSKTASEPAVSPKAVSRVSVPQVARVLSEVYGDRMASSSGDGESFPLQQKLLVCCLLLIIRNGKSKEVQLGKLCEVYSKLCKQRQVSGVGQTECLSLCSLLESRGILHTKRPKKARLTKISLKIEERDVENALKDRTLLGSILAAGLP from the exons atgccCAGCACTCGCTCACAGAATCAGCCCACCCTTCAGTTCCCTAGAAGGAAGTCTTCCAGATTGGGTTCTCGACCTAAAAGCTCCTCTGAGAATGGCGTGGATGTCCTGGCCACCCCTCTGTCC CCTAGAAAGACAAATGTGGGGGATTCgcttgccgtctgtcagtctccCAGAAACTCTGTGTTGAAAAGCACCTCTCTGTCTGAGAGGCTGCCCCTGAGCCCTCGTAAACGCACGG GTGATGAAAACGGATGTAACCTCCCATCTTCTATGCTTGGCTCTCCGCCTAAGCAGCGCTGTGCTCCTCTGTGCTCCCCTCGTAAACTGTCCTTCAACGAGAACACACCGGTCTTCTCCTCACCTCCACGTCCCACCCCGTCCTCACCGAAAATTCCTCTGTCTCCTATTTCTCGTCCGTCGCCAAAACGGCTGCAGGAGACCCCCTGCACCAACCCGATCCCCCGTACAGAGGGAAAGATCCCTGTCACACGACTGTTTCCAGTAAAAA ATTCGGGTTATCAGAGCATAAAGCAGGCTCTTCACACCGCAGTACCCGAACGTCTTCTGTCTCGTGAGGCAGAGAGAGCTGCCATTGTCTCCTTCCTGGAGAACCATGTAGTGGCGGAAAAACCCTCCAGCCTCTATATCTCTGGCGCTCCTGGCACAGGCAAGACTGCCTGTCTAAACTGTGTCCTCCAGGAACAAAAG GCTCTGTTGAAAGGAGTTCAGACTGTGGTTATCAACTGTATGAATTTGCGCAGCTCTCATGCCATCTTTCCATTGCTGGGAGAGAGACTAGGGGTTCCCAAGGGCAACAGCGAGGCTCGGCTGGAGAAACTCCTGACCAGCTCTGGGCCCACTGT GCTGTTGGTTCTTGATGAGATGGACCAGTTGGACAGCAAGTCTCAGGAGGTTCTCTACACGATCTTTGAGTGGCCTTACCTGCCCAAATCTCGTGTTTGTCTCATTG GTATTGCTAATGCATTGGACCTGACAGACCGTATTCTGCCCAGACTGCAGGCAAAACCGCATTGCCGACCCAAACTGCTCAACTTTCCTCCCTACAGTCGCGAGGAGCTCAATGCAATCGTCCTAGACCGGCTCACACAA GTATCAGGTGAAGGTGTTTTGGATGCAGCGGCAGTTCAGTTCTGCGCCAGGAAAGTCTCCGCAGTGTCAGGAGATGCCCGCAAAGCACTCGACATCTGCAG GAGGGCTGTGGAGATTGCAGAAGCAAGTGACAGATCTAAAACTGCATCTGAACCTGCGGTCAGCCCTAAAG CAGTGTCACGGGTGAGCGTTCCTCAAGTGGCACGGGTTTTGTCAGAGGTATATGGTGACCGCATGGCTTCCAGCAGCGGGGACGGTGAGAGTTTCCCTTTGCAGCAGAAACTTCTGGTCTGCTGTCTGCTTCTCATCATTCGTAACGGCAAGAGCAAAGAGGTCCAGTTGGGCAAG CTGTGTGAAGTGTACAGTAAGCTTTGTAAGCAGAGGCAGGTCAGTGGAGTTGGACAAACGGAGTGTCTGTCTCTGTGCAGTCTGCTGGAGAGCAGAGGAATCCTT
- the wipf2a gene encoding WAS/WASL-interacting protein family member 2 produces the protein MPIPPPPPPPGPPPPPTFSQANTTPPKLNQNEVKGRGALLSDICKGAKLKKTSGVNDRSAPIIEKPGGGGRGGGGGGGGGGGGGGGGGGGFGGGSGPMAMGGLFSGGVPKLRPVGDSSVGRSALRPPGSRPAVPRVASHSELDGSSRGDGSRSSPPEQPRNHRPNLPDVSKPTSSAKPTSSAPPPPPPFNRGGNRGPSSAQQNSGAHSREKPLPPPPPPASKGPPPPPSSARDGPPKHPPLSSRSSSSSSSSSNAPPPPPPYRQPPSANGDPAPELPQRRNSLNKRSHANANVRTQAPPPPPPAAQQNRRPPPPVRDPVGRSTAPQVPPPASRNGVRETPPPPPPYRGSPQTSSEPPSRGKPPPLSSTGRQSSGHASFAPPPPPPVRNGHTSSATKSFYDDFESKYDFHPIEDLPPPEEYRPFQKIYPSQDNKVLVRGAPPLPPV, from the exons ATGCCGattcctcctcctccccctccgcCTGGACCTCCACCACCCCCCACCTTTAGCCAG GCGAACACCACACCTCCAAAACtcaatcaaaatgaagtgaaagGAAGGGGAGCTCTGCTGTCAGACATCTGCAAAGGCGCCAAACTGAAGAAGACCAGTGGGGTCAATGACAGAAGTGCACCTATCATTGAAA AGCCTGGAGGCGGAGGTCGAGGTGGTGGTGGCGGTGGTGGAGGTGGTGGAGGTGGCGGAGGAGGAGGTGGTGGAGGATTTGGAGGTGGATCTGGGCCGATGGCTATGGGAGGGTTGTTCAGTGGAGGAGTGCCTAAACTACGACCAGTTGGAG ACAGCTCTGTAGGACGGTCAGCGTTGCGGCCACCTGGTTCTCGCCCTGCAGTACCTCGTGTTGCGAGTCATTCTGAACTGGACGGCTCCAGTCGTGGTGATGGAAGTCGGTCCTCACCTCCTGAACAGCCACGAAATCACCGTCCCAATCTGCCGGATGTCTCCAAACCCACTAGCTCCGCAAAACCCACCAGCTCTGCTCCACCTCCACCTCCGCCATTCAATCGCGGTGGCAACCGCGGACCCTCTTCAGCCCAACAGAATTCTGGGGCACATAGTCGTGAGAAACCCCttccaccaccaccaccacctgCAAGCAAGGGGCCTCCACCACCTCCATCTTCTGCTCGTGATGGACCTCCTAAACATCCCCCCCTTTCATCTCGCTCCTCTTCAtcatcctcctcttcttcaAACGCACCCCCACCCCCGCCTCCATATCGTCAGCCACCTTCTGCAAATGGAGACCCTGCCCCTGAGTTGCCGCAGAGGCGAAACTCGCTGAACAAGAGAAGCCATGCCAATGCTAATGTCCGTACCCAagcccctcctcctcctccaccgGCTGCCCAGCAGAACAGACGACCCCCACCACCAGTACGCGATCCAGTGGGCCGTAgcacag CTCCTCAGGTTCCTCCTCCTGCATCTCGTAATGGGGTTCGGGAAACGCCACCCCCTCCACCCCCTTACCGTGGCAGCCCACAAACATCCTCTGAACCCCCTAGTAGAGGGAAGCCCCCTCCTCTTTCCTCTACTGGACGTCAGTCTTCAGGGCACGCATCTTttgctcctcctcctcctccaccagTCCGGAATGGACATACGTCATCTGCCACCAAGTCTTTTTATG ATGATTTTGAGTCCAAGTACGACTTCCACCCTATAGAGGACCTGCCCCCACCTGAAGAATACAGACCCTTCCAGAAGATCTATCCCAGCCAAGACAACAAGG TTTTAGTGAGAGGTGCTCCTCCACTGCCTCCTGTTTAA